The Alteromonas macleodii ATCC 27126 genome segment AGGGTTTATTGTACCTAAACTCCACTCTACGTTTGAGCCAACTACCGCTCCACCGTCGCTACTTGAAACGTAATCAAATCCCTCGGGGATAGAAAAAAGCAACTTTATAGGCGTGTAAGCGCTAGTGGCTTGGTTTCCATAAGTAATTTGATACTTAATAGATTCGTTGTTGGCCGTAATTCCTTTAGTTGGAGAGATAATTAAATCGACTGTTGATTCGTTTGCGCGAATAACCGTAGGGCGCGTTCCTAGAAAGTATTCTCCGCTGCCCGTAAACACTTGAACTAAGCTTTCAATTGGCTCTCCAGAATCGGCATTGGTATTATAAATGGGCACAGTTATTACTTTCGACTCGCCAGCACCAATGGCTCCTAATTCCCACCGGCCCCACTCAGACGAGTCACATGCACCACTGCAACCACCATTTATGGAGGGCCTAGCCAGAGTATGTGCAGTTCCCGGCGCGACCATGGAAAAAAGGCTTACCCCGGGCACAGCCACACTGCTGTTATTACTAACAATATAACGCATCACATTATAAGATCCCTCTTGCCAATAATCATTATTAGCACTTACCGTTAAGCTTAATTGCGGCAAGTTACTTGTCACCACCGCATCTTCCGAAGTGGCAATAGCATTAGAGCCATTGAAAAACTGTGCACTTACTTCATCCACTTTGCCATTTGAAGACGAACCGGACTTTTCAAAGTAAATAGATACTTGTTACCAATATCTGGGTTCAATGCAGGTAAGGTCCATACGATTTTATTGTTGGAAACCGTGCCGTTATGAGAGGCAGACACAAAACTCATTCCAGCAGGAATATTCACTTCCATCGAAGGTGAGGCGATGCCCGTGTTACCCACATTTCCATAGGAGATCTCAAAATCCACATTCTCGTTGGCAGATACAACTTGTGAATTGGCAGCGACGTGCAGTGCGACAGATGGAGAGTTGTTGATTGTTGAAGGTTTTAGCACTTCGAGCGTATTGGACTGCCCTGAATACGTTACACTGGTTGTTAACGTGCGTTCGTCGCCAGTTGATAGGTTAGAAGAGTAAACAGGGAGCGTGACCACTTTAAAAGCGCCTGGGGCTAAGTCACCAAATTCCCATCTAGCAGTTTCTGTGTAATCACAAACGCCGCTACACCCGCCAGATATCGAGGGTAATGGATTCCTAAAAAATGTGTTTTCGCCAACGTTTACGTAAAGAGTAACGTCACTTTTTGTAGAGCTTGAATCATTTGAAATAATTATCTTGTGGTAGACGTAACCACCTGTTGAAGCTTTGTCAGTTGTTTTTGTAACGCTTAATGTCATGGCACTTGCCATTGACGATATCATCATCAAGAAAGCGCTATAAAATAATATAGCTATGTTTATTTTAGGTTTGTAGTTACCGCAGTCCATGTGTCACCCGCCTTAATATTGCATTGAATTTGATTATTAATCGGAATTTAAGGGAAACTTAGAATTGAGCCGAGCTAGCCCTCTCACCTAGAAGATTTCCCTCTCTGTAAAATGAGCGGGTAACTACCAAAAGCACACCTGCTCACTTTTCAAACAATACAGTTTTTGATACTTTAAGGAATACGTAGTTAGCAGTACTTAGCCGTAAATAAAGACATTTAAGAATTTCTGTAATGCCAGTAGAAAAGGATTTGAGAAATGGCTACAAGAAAGCGGGTTAGAGGTGTTATCGCGTCACGAAATAAACTTGAAGTAGCAATGCTTAATGCAGGCATTCGTTCTCAGTCTGAACTTGCCAAGCTTATTGCAGAAAAAGAAAACATCAACTCCCCTCCTAGAGACCTGGTTAATAGAACTTTTCGTCAAACAAGAGTTTCTCACCAAACTATTACTCGCATCGCCACTGTTCTGGATGTCCCCCCTCATTCGCTATTTCTTACTCAAGATGAGTTAGAGTCTGAGGAGGAATTAAACCCAGTGACGGTGACTGAAGAGGCTATTCATAACGATAAATCAGAACCTCTAAGTAAAGATTTAGAAGACGATTTAGATACCTCCGAAGAAAACGTACATGAAAACCTAATTCCACCTTCCCCTCCGCCAACTTCTCCAACAACTGCAGTTAAAACTCCAAGAAACGCAGGAACGCTACGTCACACTTATATCGTGGCTTTTTTTATTATCTCTGCCGCACTTATTTCGTTAACTTCACTCTGGAATCCTAGCGAAAATACCGTCGATTCAGTTACAACGCCTTTAGCGAAAGTACAGTCATTAATGATCATAAAAGGAACCAGCGAATTAGAAAAAGAGCTTGCTAGAAAATTGACCAAAAGGCTAAAGAAAGGCTTCACAATATCCTCCGTTTCTATATCTGACATTGCAGCGAATGACTCGCCATATTCGTTAGCCGAGAACTATAATGTTGATTTAGTCATCTCATTAGAATTGGTTGAAAAGGGTATATTTAAGGCGCTTTTGGGCTTCGCTTACACCACTGCAAACAAAACTTTGCTCGCATCTTTGATAGACAGCGAAACTATCGTTACAGAAAAAACTATTGATAAATCCTCTGCCAAACTAGAAAGCGCCCTAAAACAGTATTTAGCTGCACCTGAATACTCTTATAAGGGATTAGACGAAACTAATGCGAAGAACTATGTTTCTAGTCAAGCATTGCTTCACAAAGGCCTAAACGAAGGTAATGTTAACGCTGCTCTTGAGAAGACTCACCTTATATTAGCTGCTGCGCCAAAAAATCCATTGGTCTTAGCTCAACTTTGTAATTTGTATGCTCAAAAGATGTATTTAACAGCGGATGACAACTATTTAGTACACGCCACCGA includes the following:
- a CDS encoding DUF11 domain-containing protein, with the translated sequence MMISSMASAMTLSVTKTTDKASTGGYVYHKIIISNDSSSTKSDVTLYVNVGENTFFRNPLPSISGGCSGVCDYTETARWEFGDLAPGAFKVVTLPVYSSNLSTGDERTLTTSVTYSGQSNTLEVLKPSTINNSPSVALHVAANSQVVSANENVDFEISYGNVGNTGIASPSMEVNIPAGMSFVSASHNGTVSNNKIVWTLPALNPDIGNKYLFTLKSPVRLQMAKWMK
- a CDS encoding tetratricopeptide repeat protein; translation: MATRKRVRGVIASRNKLEVAMLNAGIRSQSELAKLIAEKENINSPPRDLVNRTFRQTRVSHQTITRIATVLDVPPHSLFLTQDELESEEELNPVTVTEEAIHNDKSEPLSKDLEDDLDTSEENVHENLIPPSPPPTSPTTAVKTPRNAGTLRHTYIVAFFIISAALISLTSLWNPSENTVDSVTTPLAKVQSLMIIKGTSELEKELARKLTKRLKKGFTISSVSISDIAANDSPYSLAENYNVDLVISLELVEKGIFKALLGFAYTTANKTLLASLIDSETIVTEKTIDKSSAKLESALKQYLAAPEYSYKGLDETNAKNYVSSQALLHKGLNEGNVNAALEKTHLILAAAPKNPLVLAQLCNLYAQKMYLTADDNYLVHATDACNRASEQAKDKPEVLFSLAQKSRRENDIESAIAYYLEVLKVSPNYSSAYVGLTESYLKKFLMTKDSEAMSLAKENIVKASRLAHNDWMIPFIEARLHYYEGNASLALKKFEESKDIEVTQNVLGNLGSIYFCNGNIEAAFQNYKAMEHEFGASNISDHLLATASFYMQKYDDAIEYNLKSLEAMADSNSNGLYPIWINLGDSYLAKGMKQEAMGAYEQAVKISQRSDQNTTVIVDQLYAYLHISRINHTFETESVKMGIRDELSSIESQVSDPGAKFRSMVIWAYLGEKEKARSIQKVLTAQCKGLAKYPGVEKILN